From a region of the Lactuca sativa cultivar Salinas chromosome 4, Lsat_Salinas_v11, whole genome shotgun sequence genome:
- the LOC111900813 gene encoding auxin-responsive protein IAA27, whose product MSVPLEHDYIGLSDASSLERSSESSNISSDSETNNVLNLKATELRLGLPGFAKNSEESATKFAHVKNFMSGAKRGFSDVNIEGPGKWVMNGGSEADLGKTSSVLFSPRGGINGGLEKNQVQQSISPSNVQPIEEKKKEHVSRNVAPPSAKAQVVGWPPIRSFRKNTMVTNLSKNAGDVATAEGNSGGGGCLYVKVSMDGAPYLRKIDLKIYHNYAELSQALEKMFSCFTLGQCTSSGLRRREGLSESNLKDLLHGSECVLTYEDKDGDWMLVGDVPWEMFIDSCKRLRIMKGSEAIGLAPRSMDKCKNKN is encoded by the exons ATGTCTGTGCCACTGGAACATGATTACATAGGCTTATCAGATGCTTCTTCGTTGGAAAGAAGCTCTGAATCCTCCAATATCTCTTCCGATTCGGAAACCAACAATGTTCTTAATCTTAAAGCCACTGAACTCCGACTTGGGTTGCCTGGTTTTGCCAAAAATTCCGAAGAAAGCGCCACCAAATTTGCTCATGTTAAGAACTTCATGTCAGGAGCTAAAAGAGGATTTTCTGATGTTAATATTGAGGGTCCCGGCAAATGGGTTATGAACGGTGGTTCTGAAGCTGATTTGGGTAAAACTTCTTCTGTTTTGTTTTCTCCTAGAGGCGGGATTAATGGTGGTTTAGAGAAAAATCAAGTACAACAATCGATTTCACCTTCTAATGTTCAACCTattgaagaaaagaagaaagaacATGTCAGTCGAAATGTTGCTCCTCCTTCTGCTAA GGCACAGGTGGTAGGATGGCCACCCATAAGATCTTTCCGGAAGAACACCATGGTCACCAATTTGTCGAAAAACGCCGGTGATGTAGCGACGGCGGAAGGGAATTCCGGTGGCGGAGGGTGTCTTTATGTGAAGGTGAGCATGGATGGCGCTCCATATCTGAGGAAGATTGATCTCAAGATTTACCATAACTATGCAGAACTTTCACAAGCTCTTGAGAAAATGTTTAGTTGCTTCACtcttg GGCAATGTACCTCTAGTGGACTTCGAAGGAGAGAAGGGCTTAGTGAAAGTAACCTAAAAGATCTTCTTCATGGATCTGAATGTGTGTTGACATATGAAGATAAGGATGGTGATTGGATGCTTGTTGGTGATGTTCCTTGGGA GATGTTCATAGATTCATGCAAAAGATTAAGGATCATGAAAGGCTCAGAAGCAATCGGATTAG CTCCAAGGTCGATGGATAAGTGCAAGAATAAAAACTAG